A single genomic interval of Eurosta solidaginis isolate ZX-2024a chromosome 3, ASM4086904v1, whole genome shotgun sequence harbors:
- the LOC137247153 gene encoding trypsin-3-like yields the protein MAKIFNLFSITIVIVYHVFAETQAASTSKHTSIGSRIVGGTPARNINIPYIVSLFYFYSHHCGGSIINERTVLTAAHCLQNSIYKYFKVHAGTKTISSSREGIVVGVSAVHYHNMFNFKTMDYDIGLVRMVKAISYRYNIQPISLPAPYEDAVQDGDMARVSGWGVTKPGGSASAYLRYANVPIVNQNICDLLHRGITDRMICAGYDNGGADACQSDSGGPLEYDGKIVGIVSWGVSCALPNKPGVYTRVSELIPWIQMTLANNYADSIPGGFFGKTK from the coding sequence ATggctaaaattttcaatttatttagtATTACAATCGTTATAGTCTATCATGTATTTGCCGAAACTCAAGCCGCCAGTACTTCTAAGCATACGTCCATCGGATCGCGCATAGTGGGAGGTACACCTGCACGTAACATCAATATACCATACATAGTGTCGTTGTTTTATTTCTATTCGCACCATTGTGGAGGTTCGATTATCAATGAACGCACCGTACTTACCGCCGCCCATTGCCTGCAAAATagcatttataaatattttaaagtacaTGCTGGCACTAAAACAATTTCATCATCGCGCGAAGGCATTGTTGTTGGCGTATCGGCTGTACATTACCATAATATGTTCAACTTTAAAACCATGGACTATGATATTGGTTTAGTGCGCATGGTTAAAGCAATCTCTTATAGATACAACATTCAGCCAATAAGTTTACCCGCACCTTACGAAGACGCTgtacaggatggcgatatggCTAGGGTCTCTGGATGGGGAGTCACCAAACCTGGAGGAAGTGCTTCGGCCTATTTGCGTTATGCTAATGTACCAATcgttaatcaaaatatttgtgaTTTGCTACATCGTGGCATAACTGATCGTATGATTTGTGCGGGATATGATAACGGTGGAGCAGATGCATGTCAGAGTGATTCAGGCGGTCCATTGGAGTATGACGGAAAAATTGTGGGCATTGTTTCGTGGGGTGTTAGCTGTGCTCTGCCTAATAAGCCAGGCGTTTACACACGCGTCTCTGAGCTAATACCTTGGATACAAATGACTTTAGCCAACAATTATGCGGATAGTATACCTGGTGGATTTTTTgggaaaacgaaataa